The Micromonospora violae DNA segment AACGGGTCGACCCGCAGATCCGGAAAGGCGCCGGTCCAGGTACGCAGCAGCGCGGGCAGTTCGATGGGGCGGACCGTCACACCCGGCATGGCGTAGAACGCCTCCGGGGCGTACAGATCCGGCAGACGGGCCACGTCCCGACGCAGGAGCATGGCGTACTGCTGCTCGACCAGCCGCTCCGCGTCGCGCATCGGGACCTCCCCCACGGGCCACGGCACCTCCGCGCCCGCAAGGGATGTCTACCCATCGATCCGAACCGGCACACCACCCCCGGTCAGGTCGTGGCGACCGCCTGGCTCTCCGACCAGACCCGCATGATGTCCCGGACGGAGATCACACCGGCCACCTCCCGACCGTCCAGCACCACCAGGTGCCGGAACCCACCCCGGGCCATCGCGGCGGCAGCCTCGGCCACCGTCCATTCCGGCCCGGCGTAGACCACGTCCCAGGTCAGGTGGGCGCCGGTGCGTTCCACGTCGCAGTCCAGGCCTGCGCCGATGGCCTTCAACACGTCGCGTTCGGTCATGATCCCCACGCCCTCGGAATCCGGGTCGATCACGACCGCCGACCCGACACCGCGGGCCGACATCATCCGGGCCGCCTGGCGGAGCGTGTGCTCCGGACCGACGACGAGGACCTGGCTGGACATCGCATCCCGTACCTGCATCACGCATCACCCCTTTGGGACGGTGGCATTCGGTACGGACATGGTGGTCGGTGGATGTTTCCGGGACAAGAGCGGCATCGCACATACTGCGGACGCTGGCTACTGTCGGATGGTGTCCACCGAGCCCCTGCGCTGCGCCGGCGCGCTGATCGTCGACCATGACGGCCGCATCTTCTTTCAGCGCCGCTCCCCCCACCGACGCCTGTTTCCCAACTGCTGGGACATCGTCGGCGGCCACCTGGAGCCGGGTGAGGACATCGACGAGGCGCTCCGCCGGGAGATCACCGAGGAGACCGGCTGGGTCCTCTCGCACGTCCTGGGCCAGGTGGGCGAGTACAGCTACGTCGGCGACGACGGCCTGGCCCGGACCGAGTACGACTTCCTGGTCCGCGTCGACGGTGACCTCGACCGTCCGACGCTGGAGGCCGGCAAGCACACCGAGCACCGCTGGCTGGCCGAGCACGAACTCACCGTGCTCGACGAGCACCGCGACGTCAACGACGGGTTGATCCGGCGGATCGCGGACGAGGGCTTCGCCGTCCTGCGGTCGATCGGTCTGTGAACACCGTCGAGCTGGCCGCGTTGACCAGCTGACCCGGTTGGCCGGAGCGGCACACCCAGCCGGGGCTATCCTCCAGCGGTGACAGGAGCAGGACGAGGGAGGATGTCGCGATGATCGGAATGGTGCTCGCGGCCGGCGCGGGACGACGGCTGCGCCCGTACACCGACACCCTGCCCAAGGCGTTGGTGCCGGTGGACGGCGAGACGACGATCCTGGACATCGCGCTGGGCAACCTCGCCGAGGTCGGGCTCACCGACATCGTGATCGTCGTCGGCTACGCGGCGGACGCGGTCGTCTCCCGGCAGGCGGACCTGGAGAAGAAGTACGGGGTCACGCTCACCCTGGTGCACAACGACAAGGCCGAGGAGTGGAACAACGCCTACTCGCTCTGGCTCGCCCGGGAGTACTTCGCGCGCGGGGTGCTGCTGGTCAACGGAGACACCGTGCACCCGGT contains these protein-coding regions:
- a CDS encoding CBS domain-containing protein, translated to MQVRDAMSSQVLVVGPEHTLRQAARMMSARGVGSAVVIDPDSEGVGIMTERDVLKAIGAGLDCDVERTGAHLTWDVVYAGPEWTVAEAAAAMARGGFRHLVVLDGREVAGVISVRDIMRVWSESQAVATT
- a CDS encoding NUDIX hydrolase encodes the protein MVSTEPLRCAGALIVDHDGRIFFQRRSPHRRLFPNCWDIVGGHLEPGEDIDEALRREITEETGWVLSHVLGQVGEYSYVGDDGLARTEYDFLVRVDGDLDRPTLEAGKHTEHRWLAEHELTVLDEHRDVNDGLIRRIADEGFAVLRSIGL